One window from the genome of Hippocampus zosterae strain Florida chromosome 7, ASM2543408v3, whole genome shotgun sequence encodes:
- the dlx4b gene encoding homeobox protein Dlx4b, protein MMSMALMPDTLNGPDPSKSAFLEFAHAHPAHQQRSPGLPHVYPVHGFHAAGHSQHDGSFTASASYGRSLGYAYPGASNPHVQSSYMPYHHNNNNNSSSSSSSSLSLHGRLEHTDHDKSPALENRDVRLNGKGKKIRKPRTIYSSLQLQALHQRFQQTQYLALPERADLAAKLGLTQTQVKIWFQNKRSKYKKIMKHGSGPEGEHLSSTSSASPCSPHTMPQLWDVSMQANKAGGPMYPNNYMNNLGHWYPNQHPHQEGMSRHPMM, encoded by the exons ATGATGTCTATGGCTCTCATGCCTGACACTCTCAATGGCCCCGACCCGTCCAAATCGGCTTTTCTCGAGTTTGCACACGCGCATCCGGCTCACCAGCAGCGCTCGCCGGGGCTCCCTCACGTTTACCCCGTGCACGGCTTCCACGCTGCGGGCCATTCGCAGCACGACGGCTCCTTCACCGCCAGCGCGTCCTATGGCCGCTCTTTGGGCTACGCCTACCCCGGCGCCTCGAATCCTCATGTACAGTCTTCTTACATGCCCTAccatcacaacaacaacaacaacagcagcagtagcTCCAGCAGCAGTTTGAGCCTGCACGGACGATTAGAGCACACAG ATCACGACAAGTCCCCCGCGCTGGAAAACCGGGACGTGCGTTTAAACGGCAAAGGGAAGAAGATCCGGAAGCCCCGCACCATCTATTCCAGTCTGCAGCTGCAGGCTCTGCACCAGCGCTTCCAACAGACCCAGTACCTGGCCCTGCCCGAGCGCGCAGACCTGGCGGCCAAACTGGGACTAACTCAGACTCAG GTGAAAATCTGGTTTCAAAACAAGCGCTCCAAGtacaaaaaaatcatgaagcACGGGAGCGGACCCGAAGGCGAGCACCTGAGCAGCACCAGCTCGGCCTCGCCGTGCTCGCCTCACACTATGCCGCAACTTTGGGACGTATCCATGCAGGCTAATAAAGCAGGTGGCCCGATGTACCCCAACAATTACATGAACAATCTGGGCCACTGGTACCCTAACCAACATCCTCACCAAGAGGGCATGTCCAGGCATCCGATGATGTGA